The Methanopyrus kandleri AV19 DNA segment CGGTGAACGCTCGGAGGGACCCTACACCGTTTCACCGGTTGGATCCGGAGAAGCCCGTGCACGTTTTCAGGTCGGGTGTCCGCTCGTTCACCCTCATAGCATCGCTGGGGGACGGGGATCATGGTCGACGTCAGCGTGATATTGCCCACGTACAACGAGCGCGAGAACCTTCCAAGGGTGATTCCCAAGATCGAGGAGGTAGTGGAGGAAGAAGGCTGGACCGCTGAGATTCTGGTAGTCGACGACAACTCACCCGACGGAACGGCGGAAGTGGCCCGAGAACTTTCCAGACAGTACGGTAACATCAAGGTGATCGTGCGCGAGGAGAAGCCGGGATTAGGTCTAGCGTACAGGAGAGGGTTCCGCGAGGCTAGGGGCGAGGTGATAGTATGTATGGACGCCGACGGTCAACACCCACCAGAGTGTCTTCCTAACATCGTGAATCCGGTACTCGATGGGGAGTGCGACTTCGGATTAGGGTCCAGGTACGTCGAAGGGTCCGTCGTTGAGAACTTCCCGTGGTACCGTAAGCTGAACTCTTGGGGTGCACGCGTTGTTGCACGCTTGTTCCTCAAACTTCCGTACCGCGATCCGACGAGCGGGTTCCGTGCTATTTCCCGGAAGATACTGACCGAGAGCCGACCGTTCGTGTCCGAAGGTTTCGAGATACAGGTCGAGACGCTCGCGAAGGCCCACCACATGGGCTACACCGTGCAGGAGTACCCGTTCTTGTTCCGACCCAGAGAGCGGGGATCCTCTAACGTGAATATCCGTCAGATACTACGGTACCTCAGAGGAGTGTGGAGGATCAGGAAGGACTTGAAGCAGCGTGGGCTCCTGTAAACGTTTTCACATACCTGCTCCGGATGGCTCGAGGGCAGAAGATTGCGCGTTGTGGTGGTAGGAGGCGGAGCCGCCGGCGTCGTAGCCGCTCGGACTGCCCGGGAACACGGCGCCGACGTGGTTCTAATCTCGGCGGATGAGCATATCGCGTACTCCCCCTGCGCCATCCCGTTCGTAATCTCAGGGGAGATAGAACGACCGGAAGATATCCTGATGCGCGATCCCACCCACTACGAGCGCCTCGGGATCGACGTCAGGCTGGGCGTGAGGGTGGAGGAAGTCGATCCCGAAGAGAAGGTCGTGACCACCGAAGACGGTGACACCGTCGAATACGACTCGATGGTTCTCGCTACCGGTGGAGAGCCTCTAGTTCCCCCGATCGAGGGTTCCGAACTGGACGGCGTCTTCACCGTTCGGCGGTTTTCGGATATCGAGCCTCTACTACGAGCCGTTCAGGAGTCGGAGCGAGCTGTGATAGTGGGAGCAGGACCCATCGGTGTAGAGATGGCGTACGCCCTTCACGAACGCGGGTTAGAGGTCACGCTGGTCGAAATGCTCGATAGGGTTCTTCCGCAGTTCCTCGACGATGATGTCGCCGCGATAGTGCAAGAGCGGATGGAAAAGGAGGGCGTCAGAGTACTTCTCGGCTCGCCTGTGGAGGCTATAGAAGGCGATGATAGAGTGGAGGCCGTGGTGGTAAACGGTGAAGAGATAGAGGCCGACCTCGTCGTGATGGCGGCCGGTGTGAGGCCGGTAACGGACCTCTTTGAGAGCATAGGGGCTTCGGTCCTACCCTTTGGGGTTGAAGTCGATCCCGCCCTTCGAGTCAAGCGCGAGGACGGCGGTGTCTTCGACGATATATACGCGGCCGGGGATTGTGTGGCTGATTGGTGTCCCATCACGGGTGAGCGAGTT contains these protein-coding regions:
- a CDS encoding polyprenol monophosphomannose synthase — translated: MVDVSVILPTYNERENLPRVIPKIEEVVEEEGWTAEILVVDDNSPDGTAEVARELSRQYGNIKVIVREEKPGLGLAYRRGFREARGEVIVCMDADGQHPPECLPNIVNPVLDGECDFGLGSRYVEGSVVENFPWYRKLNSWGARVVARLFLKLPYRDPTSGFRAISRKILTESRPFVSEGFEIQVETLAKAHHMGYTVQEYPFLFRPRERGSSNVNIRQILRYLRGVWRIRKDLKQRGLL
- a CDS encoding FAD-dependent oxidoreductase gives rise to the protein MVVGGGAAGVVAARTAREHGADVVLISADEHIAYSPCAIPFVISGEIERPEDILMRDPTHYERLGIDVRLGVRVEEVDPEEKVVTTEDGDTVEYDSMVLATGGEPLVPPIEGSELDGVFTVRRFSDIEPLLRAVQESERAVIVGAGPIGVEMAYALHERGLEVTLVEMLDRVLPQFLDDDVAAIVQERMEKEGVRVLLGSPVEAIEGDDRVEAVVVNGEEIEADLVVMAAGVRPVTDLFESIGASVLPFGVEVDPALRVKREDGGVFDDIYAAGDCVADWCPITGERVPSQLGTVAVRQGKIAGKNAAGGPRATWMGTLNTAVIRVFDLEAAGAGLTQTRAEELGLEVVSATVETTTRARYYPGGEPIAVKLIADADTHRIVGVQSVGGERVRERVDGVALAIRLAAKVEDLLSWDYSYSPPVARVIEPIYEAAELLREELHS